A region of Palaemon carinicauda isolate YSFRI2023 unplaced genomic scaffold, ASM3689809v2 scaffold1363, whole genome shotgun sequence DNA encodes the following proteins:
- the LOC137635523 gene encoding uncharacterized protein, which produces MKAATKELKQVAGVTVRRADKTAAFLLIDTEEYHKNLDDILADSSKFVRLTRNPNDDTKREANRTIEAVNAATKAIQLPVISEDFWLGYLYGNVKSHKQGNPLRPIISQCPTPTYQLAKRLNAILTPYIPNRYYVTSSAEFLEKITDSMCDGVIAVPVDETIDLNANRVYRNDSTPTLNIPEPALRTLLAKCTKRAPFTTH; this is translated from the coding sequence gtagggcagacaagactgctgcctttctGCTTAtcgacacagaggaataccacaagaatcTCGATGACATACTGGCTGATTCCTCCAAATTTGTGCGCCTTACTAGAAACccgaatgatgacaccaagagggaGGCTAACcgaaccatcgaggccgtgaacgCAGCAACCAAAGCCATACAACTGCCAGTTATTTCAGAGGATTTCTGGCTGGGCTACCTGTATGGCAATGTGAAatcccacaagcagggcaaccccctacgccctattataagtcaatgccctactccgacttaccagctcgccaaacgactgaatgccatcctgacgccctacattcccaATCGTTACTATGTAACTTCATCCGCCGAATTCCTGGAGAAAATTACGGACTCTatgtgtgatggagttattgcagtgcctgtggacgaaaccatagaccttaacGCCAATAGGGTCTATAGGAACGACTCTACACCaactctgaacatccctgaaccagctcttcggaccctcctagccaaatgcacgaagagggccccctttaccacccattga